A genomic window from Methanomassiliicoccales archaeon includes:
- a CDS encoding type II secretion system F family protein encodes MAEIRFLHPLAEVLGKVIPKKWTRRYELFLYSAGISFLALEFLLVSILLGVLVAVVVFLISPVKLYTLPAFFAMFLGIGWIYPYWKVTKKTEGMENNIPDAFFYLASSLRAGVSFSEALEEASTARFGALTDEFKRTVNEIKRGRSTYEALKAFALRNRRSIVIYRSTMIILEAYERGAPMADVLVAVANDVREILRIRKERRASTGMQAMFFIIASGFLGPGILGIVSQLMGSMNTPEIGLNLPMDAIYNILLAFVGVQAIVSGLGIGIIREGKFSAGFKYSAMLAIMGLLVFIVATRVQISGLGFI; translated from the coding sequence GGTATGAATTGTTCTTGTATTCTGCGGGGATTTCATTTTTAGCCTTGGAATTTCTCTTAGTATCTATTTTATTAGGAGTTTTGGTTGCAGTGGTTGTTTTCTTGATTTCTCCAGTAAAACTTTATACTCTTCCTGCATTTTTTGCTATGTTCTTAGGTATAGGATGGATATATCCTTATTGGAAAGTGACTAAAAAAACTGAAGGCATGGAAAATAACATTCCAGATGCCTTTTTCTATTTGGCAAGTTCTCTTAGAGCGGGAGTTTCATTTTCAGAAGCCTTAGAAGAAGCCTCGACTGCTAGATTTGGAGCTCTAACGGACGAATTTAAACGGACAGTCAATGAGATAAAAAGAGGTAGATCCACGTATGAAGCTTTAAAGGCTTTTGCATTAAGAAATAGGAGGTCAATTGTTATATACAGGTCCACCATGATAATCTTAGAAGCTTATGAAAGAGGTGCACCGATGGCAGATGTATTGGTAGCTGTTGCTAACGATGTTCGTGAGATTTTAAGGATAAGAAAAGAAAGAAGGGCCTCGACAGGAATGCAAGCGATGTTCTTTATAATCGCGAGTGGATTTCTTGGCCCAGGTATCCTTGGTATAGTCTCTCAACTTATGGGAAGCATGAACACCCCAGAAATTGGCTTAAACTTGCCTATGGATGCAATTTATAACATTCTTCTGGCATTTGTAGGGGTCCAAGCGATAGTCTCTGGGTTGGGGATTGGAATAATAAGAGAAGGAAAATTTTCTGCAGGGTTCAAGTATAGTGCAATGCTTGCCATAATGGGTCTTTTGGTATTTATTGTGGCTACTAGAGTTCAAATATCAGGCCTCGGGTTCATCTGA